In a genomic window of Polycladomyces abyssicola:
- a CDS encoding DUF302 domain-containing protein yields the protein MFHYTVETEKTVDEAVRAVEEACAKRKFGVLWQLDIPTKLLEKGIRFDQSYRVLEVYNPDIAKKVLTRNQQAGHFLPCKIVVYTDGDTGKTQIGLSRPTALFALTEDEHLLSIAKEVESALIRALDEAKA from the coding sequence ATGTTCCACTATACTGTAGAGACAGAAAAAACGGTGGATGAGGCTGTTCGTGCGGTGGAAGAAGCTTGTGCCAAGCGAAAATTCGGTGTGTTGTGGCAATTGGACATCCCGACTAAGCTGTTGGAAAAAGGAATTCGTTTTGATCAATCGTATCGCGTGTTGGAAGTGTACAACCCGGATATAGCCAAAAAAGTATTGACACGTAACCAGCAGGCTGGCCACTTTCTACCTTGCAAGATCGTGGTATATACGGATGGGGATACGGGCAAGACACAAATCGGCCTGAGTCGACCGACTGCATTGTTTGCATTGACGGAGGACGAACATTTGCTGAGCATCGCCAAAGAAGTGGAATCGGCACTGATCCGTGCGCTTGATGAGGCCAAGGCTTGA
- the treC gene encoding alpha,alpha-phosphotrehalase has protein sequence MTQPWWKKAVVYQIYPKSFKDTTGNGVGDLQGVIEKLDYLKTLGVDVIWLTPIYESPQRDNGYDISDYYRINPEYGTMETFERLLEQAHEKGIKVIMDIVVNHTSTEHPWFREAAKSRENPYRDFYIWKDGVNGGPPNNWQSKFGGSAWQYDERTGQYYLHLFDVTQADLNWENPELRERIYEMMRFWLDKGVDGFRLDVINLISKDQRFPDDTLETPLHDGRRFYTDGPRIHEFLKEMNRRVFARNPDLLTVGEMSSTTIENCIKYTHPDEKELNMVFSFHHLKVDYPNGEKWVAADFDFLRLKKILSDWQYGMQRGGGWNALFWCNHDQPRVVSRFGDDRKYHKESAKMLATAIHLLQGTPFIYQGEEIGMTNPYFENIEDYRDVESINAYHLLRAQGKDEKTVMAALKQKSRDNARTPMQWSNEENAGFTSGTPWIGLAPNYQEINVEQALKDPDSIFYHYQKLIRLRKQYDVIAYGDYEWILEDHPHIYAYLRRYRQETLLVINNFYGVETTFRLPENLNLGGRHRILISNYPDAANQFHHLRLRPYESVAFYIEG, from the coding sequence ATGACGCAACCTTGGTGGAAAAAAGCAGTCGTGTACCAAATCTACCCGAAGAGCTTCAAGGATACGACCGGGAACGGTGTGGGCGATCTGCAGGGGGTCATCGAAAAACTCGACTATCTGAAAACATTGGGAGTCGACGTGATCTGGTTGACGCCCATCTATGAATCCCCGCAAAGGGATAACGGTTATGACATCAGCGATTATTACCGGATCAATCCGGAATACGGCACGATGGAGACCTTCGAAAGACTCCTGGAACAGGCGCATGAAAAAGGGATCAAAGTGATTATGGACATCGTGGTGAACCATACCTCCACCGAACATCCATGGTTTCGGGAAGCGGCCAAGTCACGGGAAAATCCCTATCGAGACTTCTACATTTGGAAAGACGGGGTGAACGGAGGACCACCAAACAATTGGCAGTCCAAGTTTGGCGGGAGCGCATGGCAGTATGATGAACGAACGGGGCAGTATTATCTGCATCTGTTTGATGTGACGCAAGCTGACTTGAACTGGGAGAACCCGGAACTTCGCGAGCGCATCTACGAAATGATGCGATTCTGGCTTGACAAGGGCGTGGATGGATTTCGATTGGATGTGATCAACCTCATATCGAAGGACCAGCGTTTTCCCGATGATACGCTGGAAACCCCATTGCATGACGGGCGCCGGTTTTATACGGACGGCCCCCGTATACACGAGTTTTTGAAGGAAATGAACCGACGGGTGTTTGCCAGGAACCCGGACCTATTGACAGTGGGAGAGATGTCCTCGACGACAATTGAAAACTGTATTAAGTACACCCATCCGGATGAAAAGGAACTGAACATGGTTTTCAGTTTCCATCATCTCAAGGTAGACTATCCGAACGGGGAAAAATGGGTCGCCGCCGATTTTGACTTTCTCCGGTTAAAAAAGATTTTGAGCGATTGGCAATATGGAATGCAGCGGGGTGGGGGTTGGAATGCCCTGTTTTGGTGCAATCATGATCAACCGAGAGTGGTCTCCCGATTTGGAGATGACCGGAAGTACCATAAGGAATCGGCCAAAATGCTGGCGACCGCCATCCATCTGTTGCAGGGGACTCCGTTTATCTATCAGGGTGAAGAGATCGGCATGACCAATCCCTACTTTGAGAATATCGAGGATTATCGGGATGTCGAATCCATCAATGCTTATCATCTGCTGCGGGCGCAAGGAAAGGACGAGAAAACCGTGATGGCCGCCTTGAAGCAAAAATCACGGGACAATGCGCGTACGCCCATGCAATGGAGCAATGAAGAGAATGCAGGCTTTACGAGCGGCACTCCGTGGATTGGTCTTGCGCCCAACTATCAGGAAATCAATGTGGAACAAGCTTTAAAAGACCCGGATTCGATTTTTTATCACTATCAAAAACTGATCCGGTTACGCAAACAATACGATGTGATCGCCTATGGGGATTACGAATGGATTTTGGAGGACCATCCCCACATCTATGCATATCTTCGTCGCTATCGTCAGGAAACGCTGTTGGTGATCAACAACTTTTACGGGGTGGAAACGACTTTTCGTTTACCTGAGAACCTCAACCTTGGTGGGCGACATCGCATATTGATCTCCAATTATCCGGATGCGGCAAACCAGTTTCATCATCTGAGATTACGTCCATATGAATCCGTGGCTTTTTATATTGAAGGGTAA
- the treP gene encoding PTS system trehalose-specific EIIBC component: MDAMKHSVERIVQAVGGKDNIVTASHCVTRLRLVLKDEGKVDKNALERVDVVKGSFSANGQFQIVIGSGVEKAYGYLLEITGLQHATKEEVKSEAEKKLNPLQRLIKILGDIFIPLLPAIVSAGLLMGINNILTGKGIFYPNQALIDVHPEWKDLAGIINLIANTAFVFLPGLIGWSAVKRFGGSELLGIVLGLMLIHPDLMNAWSYAEAVSKGTVPYWHVFGLSIQKIGYQGQVLPVLVSAFVLTKIELYLRKRVPEGFQLLLVAPIALLVTGFLSFIVIGPVTFAIGKEITSAFVWVFHQLPLIGGLIYGAFYAPLVVTGMHHTFLAVDLQLIANTGGTFLWPILALSNISQGSAALAMMFVSKDEKVKGMSLVSTISAYLGITEPAMFGINIRYRYPFYCGMIGSAIAAVVITSQHVKASSIGVGGLPGFLSIFPQYWGVFFVGMAIALVVPFVLTTVWGKSKKKSA; this comes from the coding sequence ATGGATGCGATGAAGCATTCGGTGGAACGGATCGTCCAAGCTGTTGGGGGTAAGGACAATATCGTCACCGCTTCCCATTGTGTCACGCGGTTGAGACTGGTCTTGAAAGACGAAGGGAAAGTCGACAAAAATGCGCTGGAACGTGTGGATGTGGTCAAAGGTTCCTTTTCCGCCAACGGACAGTTTCAGATTGTCATCGGTTCTGGCGTTGAGAAAGCATACGGATATTTACTTGAAATCACGGGCTTGCAACATGCCACCAAGGAAGAGGTCAAAAGCGAAGCGGAGAAGAAACTGAATCCTCTTCAGCGACTCATCAAAATATTGGGAGATATCTTCATTCCGCTTCTGCCGGCGATTGTGAGTGCGGGTCTGTTGATGGGGATTAACAATATATTGACGGGAAAGGGCATTTTCTATCCCAATCAGGCCTTGATCGACGTCCATCCGGAATGGAAGGATTTAGCCGGCATCATCAATTTGATCGCCAACACCGCGTTTGTCTTTTTGCCGGGGCTGATCGGTTGGTCTGCCGTCAAACGTTTTGGGGGCAGTGAGCTACTGGGCATTGTACTGGGATTGATGTTGATCCACCCAGACTTGATGAATGCCTGGAGTTACGCCGAAGCTGTCTCAAAAGGAACCGTTCCATACTGGCACGTATTTGGTTTGAGCATCCAGAAAATAGGATACCAAGGTCAAGTCTTGCCGGTACTTGTATCCGCTTTCGTGTTGACCAAGATTGAATTGTATCTGAGAAAACGGGTACCGGAAGGTTTTCAACTGCTGTTGGTGGCACCTATCGCGCTTTTGGTCACCGGATTTCTGTCTTTCATTGTGATTGGGCCCGTCACATTTGCTATTGGGAAAGAGATTACATCTGCATTTGTTTGGGTCTTCCATCAATTGCCGTTGATCGGGGGGCTTATTTATGGTGCATTCTACGCACCTTTGGTCGTCACCGGCATGCACCATACATTCCTGGCCGTGGATTTGCAGCTGATCGCAAACACGGGCGGTACCTTCCTGTGGCCGATTCTGGCGCTGTCCAATATCTCACAAGGGTCGGCAGCGTTGGCCATGATGTTTGTGTCCAAAGATGAAAAGGTCAAGGGGATGTCTTTGGTCTCCACGATCTCCGCTTATCTCGGCATCACAGAGCCGGCGATGTTCGGGATCAACATCCGCTACCGTTATCCTTTTTATTGCGGCATGATCGGGTCCGCCATCGCAGCAGTGGTGATCACGTCTCAACATGTCAAAGCTTCTTCAATCGGCGTGGGAGGTCTTCCTGGGTTCCTGTCCATTTTCCCGCAGTATTGGGGCGTGTTCTTCGTCGGAATGGCCATTGCCTTGGTCGTGCCTTTCGTATTGACGACCGTATGGGGAAAATCGAAAAAGAAATCCGCATAA
- the treR gene encoding trehalose operon repressor, whose translation MNRRYIQIYEDIKGKILEHHYLPGDKLPSENDLCRHYGVSRGTIRRALDLLAEEGMIHSLHGKGVFVLENKPITFSVGGLVSFKEASEYSGQTFITHVPKLESVIINPPLHKKTQLPLGKEAYHLYRVRQLDGENIILDINYFLKDVVTDLTKEIAENSIYEYMEQTLQLKIGFARRVIRVEPATSKDKEYLDLQPNSPFVVVVKNFVHLYDGTQFEYTESRHRPDRFVFTDFARRR comes from the coding sequence ATGAACAGGAGATATATCCAGATATACGAAGATATCAAGGGGAAAATATTAGAGCATCATTATCTTCCCGGCGATAAGCTGCCGTCTGAAAATGATTTGTGCCGCCATTATGGAGTCAGTAGAGGAACCATTCGAAGAGCGTTGGATTTATTGGCTGAAGAGGGAATGATTCACAGTCTGCACGGAAAAGGCGTATTTGTGTTAGAAAACAAACCGATCACCTTTTCGGTGGGCGGACTTGTCAGTTTCAAGGAAGCCAGTGAATACAGCGGGCAAACTTTTATCACCCATGTTCCCAAGTTGGAAAGCGTGATCATCAACCCTCCTCTACACAAAAAAACCCAGCTGCCGCTCGGGAAAGAGGCGTATCATCTGTATCGCGTTCGACAGTTGGATGGGGAAAACATCATTTTGGACATCAACTATTTTTTAAAGGATGTCGTGACCGATCTGACAAAGGAGATCGCGGAAAACTCCATCTACGAGTATATGGAACAAACGTTGCAACTCAAAATCGGTTTTGCCCGAAGAGTGATCCGAGTTGAGCCGGCTACTTCGAAAGACAAGGAATATCTGGACCTTCAGCCGAACAGTCCCTTTGTCGTGGTAGTGAAGAATTTTGTCCATTTATATGATGGAACCCAGTTTGAGTATACCGAATCCCGACACCGACCCGACCGATTTGTTTTTACGGATTTTGCTCGTCGCCGATAA
- the uvrA gene encoding excinuclease ABC subunit UvrA, with protein sequence MAQDHIVVRGARVHNLKNIDVTIPRDKFVVLTGLSGSGKSSLAFDTIYAEGQRRYVESLSAYARQFLGQMDKPDVDAIEGLSPAISIDQKTTSRNPRSTVGTVTEIYDYLRLLFARIGRPTCPEHGIEISSQTVQQMVDRIMELPERTRIQVLAPMVKGRKGEHVKLLQDISKQGFVRVRIDGEIRDLSEEIKLEKNKKHSIEVVVDRLVVKPGIETRLTDSIETALGLTDGQVLIDVVDGEELLFSQNLACPECGFSIDELSPRMFSFNSPFGACPTCDGLGSRMEIDPDLVVPDPEKTIREGALEPWAHSSSNYYEQLLEAVCDHFGIDMDRPFAELSQEERDLLLYGTKERIPFRYTNDLGHRRETQVRFEGVVNNLQRRYHETSSDSVREMIENYMSTKACPTCKGARLRKESLHVFVGGKNIDYVTRLSIRDALSFFDNLELDKKEQQIARQVLKEIRERLGFLVNVGLDYLTLHRSAGTLSGGEAQRIRLATQIGSSLMGVLYILDEPSIGLHQRDNNRLIETLERMRDLGNTLIVVEHDEDTMLAADYIIDIGPGAGAHGGRVVAAGTPEEVMRHPESLTGQYLSGRKFIPLPEERRKPNGKWLEVRGARENNLKNIDVRIPLGVFTCVTGVSGSGKSTLVNEVLHKALARQLNKAKVIPGAHDEIVGMEHLDKVIDIDQSPIGRTPRSNPATYTGVFDDIREVFASTPEAKVRGYKKGRFSFNVKGGRCEACRGDGIIKIEMHFLPDVYVPCEECKGKRYNRDTLEIKYKGKNVADVLEMTVEEALEFFQNIPRIKRKLQTLYDVGLGYMKLGQPATTLSGGEAQRVKLASELYKRSNGRTLYILDEPTTGLHIDDIARLLQVLQRLVDNGDTVLVIEHNLDVIKTADYIIDLGPEGGSGGGTIVAAGTPEEVVEVEASHTGRYLKPILERDRQRMEQWMKELERKVSASS encoded by the coding sequence ATGGCACAGGATCACATCGTGGTTCGCGGCGCGCGTGTGCACAACCTGAAAAATATCGACGTCACCATTCCGCGGGACAAGTTCGTCGTGTTGACGGGATTGAGCGGATCGGGCAAATCTTCGCTCGCCTTCGACACCATCTATGCGGAGGGACAACGCCGTTACGTGGAATCCCTCTCCGCCTATGCCCGCCAGTTTCTCGGCCAGATGGATAAACCCGACGTCGACGCCATCGAAGGTTTGTCTCCTGCTATTTCCATCGACCAGAAAACGACCAGCCGCAACCCGCGTTCAACGGTGGGGACGGTGACGGAGATTTACGATTACCTTCGCCTGTTGTTTGCTCGTATCGGTCGGCCCACCTGTCCCGAACACGGAATCGAGATCTCTTCGCAGACGGTACAGCAAATGGTGGACCGGATTATGGAGCTGCCTGAGCGGACGCGGATTCAGGTTTTGGCCCCGATGGTGAAGGGACGTAAAGGGGAACATGTCAAACTGTTGCAGGACATCAGCAAACAGGGGTTTGTCCGGGTGCGGATCGACGGGGAGATCCGGGACTTGTCCGAAGAGATCAAACTGGAAAAGAACAAAAAACACTCCATCGAAGTCGTAGTAGACCGTCTCGTCGTCAAACCGGGTATCGAGACCCGGTTGACCGACTCGATCGAAACGGCGCTGGGTCTGACGGACGGCCAGGTATTGATCGATGTCGTGGATGGGGAGGAACTGTTGTTCAGCCAGAACCTGGCTTGTCCGGAGTGCGGATTCAGCATCGACGAACTTTCGCCCCGGATGTTCTCGTTCAACAGCCCGTTCGGTGCGTGTCCGACCTGCGACGGCTTGGGAAGCCGGATGGAAATTGATCCTGATCTGGTGGTGCCGGACCCGGAGAAAACGATTCGGGAAGGGGCGCTGGAGCCGTGGGCCCACTCGTCCAGCAATTATTACGAACAACTGTTGGAAGCGGTCTGTGACCATTTCGGAATCGACATGGATCGACCATTTGCCGAACTTTCGCAGGAAGAGCGGGATCTCTTGTTGTACGGCACGAAAGAGCGGATTCCGTTCCGTTACACCAATGATCTGGGGCATCGACGCGAAACTCAGGTGCGATTCGAAGGTGTGGTCAACAACCTGCAACGGCGTTACCACGAGACCAGTTCCGATTCGGTTCGCGAAATGATCGAAAACTATATGAGCACCAAGGCATGTCCCACTTGCAAAGGAGCCCGTTTGCGCAAAGAAAGCCTGCATGTCTTTGTCGGCGGGAAAAACATCGACTATGTGACGCGGTTATCCATACGCGACGCTCTTTCGTTCTTCGACAACCTGGAACTGGATAAAAAAGAGCAACAGATCGCCCGTCAAGTGTTGAAGGAAATCCGGGAACGGCTCGGCTTTCTGGTCAACGTGGGGCTGGATTACCTCACCTTGCACCGTTCGGCGGGCACGCTTTCCGGTGGGGAAGCCCAGCGCATCCGTTTGGCCACCCAGATCGGTTCTTCGTTGATGGGGGTCCTCTACATTTTGGACGAGCCGAGCATCGGACTGCACCAACGGGACAACAACCGTTTGATCGAGACGTTGGAGAGGATGCGCGATCTGGGCAATACGCTGATCGTCGTGGAGCACGATGAAGATACGATGCTGGCTGCCGATTACATTATTGACATCGGCCCGGGTGCCGGTGCACATGGGGGACGTGTCGTGGCAGCAGGCACACCGGAAGAGGTGATGCGCCATCCCGAGTCGCTCACAGGGCAATATTTGAGCGGGCGCAAATTCATCCCGCTGCCCGAAGAACGGCGCAAACCCAACGGCAAGTGGCTGGAGGTACGCGGTGCCAGAGAGAACAACCTGAAAAACATCGACGTCCGAATCCCGCTCGGGGTATTTACCTGTGTGACAGGCGTCTCCGGTTCCGGTAAAAGTACGCTGGTCAATGAAGTGCTGCACAAAGCGTTGGCCCGTCAATTGAACAAGGCCAAAGTGATTCCCGGCGCCCACGACGAAATCGTCGGGATGGAGCATTTGGACAAAGTGATCGATATCGACCAGTCTCCGATCGGGCGTACGCCGCGTTCCAATCCGGCCACCTACACCGGCGTGTTCGACGATATCCGTGAAGTGTTTGCGTCGACGCCGGAGGCCAAAGTACGCGGTTACAAGAAAGGGCGTTTCAGCTTCAACGTCAAGGGAGGACGTTGTGAAGCCTGCCGGGGGGACGGGATCATCAAGATCGAGATGCACTTTTTGCCGGACGTCTATGTACCGTGTGAGGAGTGCAAAGGCAAACGGTACAACCGCGATACGTTGGAGATCAAATACAAAGGAAAGAACGTCGCCGATGTGCTGGAGATGACCGTGGAGGAAGCGCTGGAGTTCTTCCAAAACATCCCGCGCATCAAGCGCAAGCTTCAAACCTTGTACGATGTCGGTTTGGGATATATGAAACTGGGTCAACCGGCAACAACGCTCTCCGGCGGAGAAGCCCAGCGCGTCAAGCTGGCTTCTGAGTTGTACAAACGGAGCAATGGCCGAACGCTGTATATCCTGGATGAACCGACCACCGGTTTGCATATCGATGATATCGCTCGTCTGCTCCAAGTATTGCAACGGTTGGTGGACAACGGGGACACAGTGCTGGTGATCGAACACAATCTGGACGTGATCAAGACAGCCGATTACATCATCGACCTCGGACCGGAAGGAGGATCCGGGGGAGGCACCATCGTCGCTGCGGGTACTCCCGAAGAAGTGGTGGAAGTCGAGGCTTCCCACACTGGACGTTACCTGAAGCCCATCTTGGAACGGGATCGTCAACGGATGGAACAGTGGATGAAGGAATTGGAGCGCAAGGTCTCCGCATCATCTTGA
- the uvrB gene encoding excinuclease ABC subunit UvrB: protein MERLFQLVSEYEPRGDQPKAIEQLTQGVLSGKKFQTLLGATGTGKTFTIAHTIARVNKPTLVIAPNKTLAAQLCGELKEFFPHNAVEYFVSYYDYYQPEAYVPQTDTYIEKDASINDEIDKLRHSATSALLERRDVIIVASVSCIYGLGSPDEYREQVLSLRVGMERDRNEVLRKLVDIQYQRNDINFVRGTFRVRGDVLEIFPVSRSEQAVRVEFFGDEIDRIREIDVVTGEIIGDREHVAIFPASHYVTREEVMRRALRDIEQELQERLAELRDQGKLLEAQRLEQRTRYDMEMMREMGFCSGIENYSRHLVGKKAGEPPYTLLDYFPDDYLMVIDESHVTVPQIRGMYNGDMSRKEVLVEHGFRLPSAKDNRPLKFEEFEERINQVIFVSATPGPYELEKAPDVVEQIIRPTGLVDPKVHVRPIEGQIDDLIGEIHKRIERDERVLVTTLTKKMAEDLTDYLKDVGIKVRYLHSDIKTIERMQILRDLRLGEFDVLVGINLLREGLDLPEVSLVAILDADKEGFLRAERSLIQTIGRAARNANGEVIMYADTITESMRKAIDETERRRRIQIAYNEKHGITPQTVRKKVRDVIEATKVAEDGPTYETPNRAGKMTKKERQRLIAQLEKEMKAAAKELEFERAAELRDMIIELKAEGA, encoded by the coding sequence TTGGAACGGTTGTTTCAATTGGTGTCCGAATACGAGCCGCGCGGCGATCAGCCGAAAGCGATCGAACAGCTGACACAAGGCGTTCTGTCAGGGAAAAAGTTTCAGACCTTGTTGGGAGCTACAGGAACGGGGAAAACGTTCACGATTGCACACACGATCGCCCGGGTGAACAAACCGACGCTGGTGATTGCACCCAACAAAACGCTGGCCGCCCAGCTGTGCGGGGAGCTGAAGGAGTTTTTCCCGCACAATGCGGTGGAGTATTTTGTCAGTTATTATGATTATTATCAGCCGGAAGCCTATGTGCCGCAAACGGACACATATATCGAGAAAGACGCGTCCATTAACGACGAGATCGACAAATTGCGCCACTCGGCCACGAGTGCATTGTTGGAGCGGCGGGACGTCATTATCGTGGCCAGTGTTTCCTGCATTTATGGCTTGGGTTCACCGGATGAGTACCGTGAACAGGTTCTGTCTCTGCGCGTCGGGATGGAGCGGGATCGGAATGAGGTCCTGCGAAAACTGGTGGATATCCAGTATCAGCGCAACGACATCAATTTCGTTCGCGGTACTTTCCGCGTACGGGGCGACGTGTTGGAGATCTTCCCCGTTTCACGGAGCGAGCAGGCAGTTCGGGTCGAATTTTTCGGTGACGAGATCGACCGAATTCGCGAGATCGACGTTGTCACGGGCGAAATTATCGGGGATCGCGAACATGTGGCCATCTTCCCCGCATCCCACTATGTAACGCGGGAAGAAGTCATGCGTCGTGCGCTCCGCGATATTGAACAGGAGCTGCAGGAGCGGTTGGCCGAATTGCGCGATCAGGGCAAATTGCTGGAAGCCCAGCGGCTCGAACAGCGTACCCGCTACGATATGGAGATGATGCGGGAGATGGGATTCTGTTCGGGCATCGAAAACTATTCCCGTCATCTGGTGGGCAAAAAAGCGGGTGAACCGCCGTATACGCTGTTGGACTATTTCCCCGATGATTATCTGATGGTCATCGACGAATCACACGTGACCGTGCCCCAGATCCGCGGGATGTACAATGGGGACATGTCGCGCAAAGAGGTATTGGTGGAGCACGGTTTTCGCCTTCCCTCGGCCAAGGATAACCGGCCCCTCAAATTTGAGGAGTTTGAGGAACGGATCAATCAAGTGATCTTCGTTTCGGCCACCCCGGGCCCATACGAGCTGGAAAAAGCACCAGACGTCGTGGAGCAGATTATTCGTCCCACCGGACTGGTCGACCCCAAAGTGCATGTGCGGCCGATTGAGGGGCAGATCGACGATCTGATCGGTGAAATCCACAAGCGGATCGAACGGGACGAGCGGGTGCTGGTCACCACACTGACCAAAAAGATGGCCGAAGATTTGACGGACTATCTGAAAGACGTCGGGATCAAGGTGCGCTATTTGCATTCGGACATCAAAACGATCGAGCGGATGCAGATTTTGCGCGACTTACGGTTGGGTGAATTCGACGTCTTGGTGGGGATCAACCTGCTCCGGGAAGGATTGGACCTGCCCGAGGTGTCTTTGGTGGCTATCCTGGATGCGGACAAGGAAGGTTTCCTGCGTGCAGAGCGCTCCCTGATCCAGACGATTGGCCGTGCAGCACGCAATGCCAACGGCGAAGTCATCATGTACGCAGACACGATCACCGAATCGATGCGTAAGGCGATCGACGAGACGGAGCGCCGTCGCCGTATTCAGATCGCATACAACGAGAAGCACGGCATTACACCGCAGACCGTGCGCAAAAAAGTGCGCGATGTGATTGAAGCCACCAAGGTGGCTGAAGATGGACCCACATACGAAACGCCCAACCGGGCTGGGAAAATGACCAAGAAAGAGCGTCAACGATTGATCGCCCAGCTGGAGAAAGAGATGAAAGCGGCAGCCAAGGAGTTGGAGTTTGAGCGGGCGGCGGAGCTTCGGGATATGATCATCGAACTGAAAGCGGAGGGAGCATAA
- a CDS encoding PDZ domain-containing protein — protein MTSWLAFPLSSPNTWKALLVHPLWWTALVCMLMQFVFKGLREWRKYGRRLDPPTPLLLRTFFWGAVGGGVCSVFASFWQWEVRPMELWWIWGWTVVLGLFRLRWACAAYGGGLLALFALLASHVSAEQVPPEWLDAWRRLSMVSVTDWLYLIGLLHVLEWLLIRLDGLTGFIPETVRHRDGYIVGGFRLQKLWAVPLVVPTAGGWLPLPLLLGFSRLNLSMIHQQQKRRASTFALLYALILAGLTWVSTWWTPLIWAAAIFAVVGHEAVYLVGKWREKRREPRFASHFRGLSVLAVLPDTPASQMGIRPGERITRMNGVHIRTVDDIRLAMQKSPAYCKLEVVDELGETRLVQRAIYEGDPSDLGVIPSPGPINRISSPVSEAVSP, from the coding sequence TTGACTTCATGGTTGGCTTTTCCATTGTCGTCACCGAACACATGGAAAGCCTTGTTGGTTCATCCGTTGTGGTGGACGGCTTTGGTGTGCATGTTGATGCAATTTGTGTTTAAAGGCTTGCGGGAATGGCGAAAATACGGTCGGCGTCTGGATCCACCCACGCCATTGTTGTTACGCACGTTTTTTTGGGGAGCGGTGGGCGGAGGAGTGTGTTCGGTTTTCGCTTCATTTTGGCAGTGGGAAGTCCGTCCCATGGAGTTGTGGTGGATCTGGGGATGGACGGTGGTGCTAGGGTTGTTCCGGCTGCGTTGGGCATGTGCAGCTTATGGAGGCGGATTGTTGGCCTTATTCGCTCTTCTAGCGTCACATGTGTCGGCTGAGCAAGTGCCGCCGGAATGGCTGGACGCATGGCGAAGATTGTCCATGGTCTCCGTGACGGACTGGTTATACTTGATCGGTTTGCTGCATGTGCTGGAGTGGTTGTTAATCCGGTTGGACGGATTGACCGGATTTATTCCGGAAACGGTCCGGCACCGGGACGGGTACATCGTCGGTGGATTCCGACTGCAAAAACTGTGGGCGGTTCCGCTCGTAGTTCCGACTGCGGGCGGATGGTTGCCGTTGCCTTTGTTGCTGGGCTTCTCTCGTCTCAACCTGTCAATGATCCATCAGCAGCAAAAACGACGGGCATCCACCTTTGCTCTGCTGTATGCATTGATATTGGCAGGTTTGACCTGGGTGTCCACATGGTGGACCCCATTGATATGGGCGGCTGCCATTTTTGCCGTGGTCGGCCATGAGGCCGTCTATCTGGTTGGGAAATGGCGGGAAAAAAGGAGAGAACCAAGGTTTGCCTCCCATTTTCGCGGGCTGTCGGTGTTGGCCGTGTTGCCGGATACGCCGGCGTCTCAGATGGGCATTCGTCCCGGTGAACGGATTACCCGGATGAATGGCGTTCACATTCGGACGGTGGACGATATCCGTTTGGCGATGCAAAAGTCGCCCGCTTATTGCAAGCTGGAAGTGGTGGATGAATTGGGGGAAACGAGACTGGTGCAGCGAGCGATATACGAGGGGGACCCATCAGATCTCGGTGTGATCCCCTCCCCAGGCCCGATCAATCGGATCTCCTCACCCGTTTCGGAGGCGGTTTCTCCCTAG